One genomic region from Rosa rugosa chromosome 1, drRosRugo1.1, whole genome shotgun sequence encodes:
- the LOC133725442 gene encoding probable phospholipid-transporting ATPase 4: MAGGRIRARLRRSHLYTFLRKPRGNESGAPHPIQGPGYSRTVHCNQPLLHQKKPYKYRSNYISTTKYNPITFLPKALFEQFRRVANIYFLLAAGLSLTSVSPFGPWSMIAPLAFVVGLSMAKEAMEDWNRFLQDMKVNLRKVNVHKGDGVFGYRPWHKIVVGDVVKVEKDKFFPADLLLLSSSYEDGFCYVETMNLDGETNLKVKRCLEVTSPLDDDGVFKDFTATVQCEDPNPNLYSFVGNLDHDRQIYPLEPGQILLRDSKLRNTSYIYGVVIFTGHDSKVMQNSTKSPSKRSGIEKKMDKIIYILFFILLVISLISSIGFGVKTRKDMPSAWYLRPDDAEDMYSPKKPAAAGAIHLVTALILYGYLIPISLYVSIEVVKVLQAKFINNDIHMYDEEHGTPAQARTSNLNEELGQVDTILSDKTGTLTCNQMDFLKCCIAGIAYGVRSSEVELAAAKQMATDLDDQDEHDEELANVPRNKHSQQVSWGNEVGSEIELETVVTSKDGKDPKPAIKGFSFVDNRLMDGNWLREPTCDVILLFLRILAVCHTAIPELNEETGQYTYEAESPDEGAFLVAARELGFEFCKRNQSSVYVREKYPDPGQPVEREYQVLNLLEFTSKRKRMSVIVRDEDGQLLLFCKGADSIIFDRLSKNGRIYEEASTKHLNEYGEAGLRTLALAYKKLEESEYSAWNNEFQKAKSSIGADREVMLERVAEKMEKDLIMVGATAVEDKLQKGVPQCIDNLAQAGLKIWVLTGDKMETAINIGFACSLLRQGMKQICISTANLDTLGQDGREAVKDNILNQITNASQMIKLETDPHAAFALIIDGKTLTYALDADMKHLFLELAVDCASVICCRVSPKQKALVTRLVRQGTGKTTLAIGDGANDVGMIQEADIGVGISGVEGMQAVMASDFAIAQFRFLERLLVVHGHWCYKRIAQMICYFFYKNIAFGLTLFYFEAFTGFSGQSIYADLYMLTFNVILTSLPVISLGVFEQDVSSEVCLQFPALYQQGARNLFFDWYRILGWMGNGVYCSLIVFFLNIIIFKDQSFRSDGQIADMAAMGTTMFSCIIWAVNCQIALAMCHFTWIQHCFIWGSIAMWYLFLLIYGIVTPTWSGNAYQILVEVLGPAPIFWSATLLVTLACNLPYIVHIAFQRSFNPMDHHIIQEIKYYRKDVQDQRMWKREASKARQETKIGFSARVDAKIRQLRARLHKKQPQSNAMSPL; encoded by the exons ATGGCTGGAGGAAGAATAAGGGCAAGGCTACGGCGGAGCCACCTCTACACATTCTTGCGTAAGCCAAGGGGCAATGAGTCAGGGGCACCTCATCCAATCCAAGGTCCTGGGTACTCGAGAACTGTACATTGTAACCAACCTCTGCTCCATCAAAAGAAACCTTACAAATACCGTTCAAATTACATATCGACCACAAAGTATAACCCGATCACCTTCTTGCCCAAGGCACTCTTTGAGCAGTTCAGACGGGTTGCCAATATCTATTTCCTTTTGGCTGCCGGTCTCTCACTCACTTCTGTTTCTCCATTCGGTCCTTGGAGCATGATAGCTCCTTTGGCTTTTGTTGTTGGTCTCAGTATGGCAAAGGAAGCTATGGAAGACTGGAATAGGTTCTTGCAGGACATGAAGGTTAATCTCCGGAAAGTAAATGTTCATAAAGGAGATGGTGTTTTCGGATATAGGCCATGGCATAAGATTGTGGTTGGAGATGTGGTAAAAGTGGAAAAGGATAAATTCTTTCCTGCTGATCTGCTTCTATTGTCGTCAAGTTATGAGGATGGTTTCTGCTATGTTGAGACTATGAACTTAGATGGTGAGACAAATTTGAAGGTCAAGAGATGCTTGGAGGTAACCTCACCTTTGGATGACGATGGAGTTTTCAAGGACTTCACAGCAACAGTTCAATGTGAAGATCCAAATCCCAATCTTTATTCCTTTGTGGGTAATCTTGATCATGACCGGCAGATTTATCCTCTTGAACCCGGTCAGATACTCCTGAGAGATTCAAAGCTTAGGAATACAAGTTATATCTATGGGGTAGTGATATTTACAGGTCATGATAGCAAAGTCATGCAGAATTCGACAAAGTCCCCCTCAAAAAGGAGTGgaatagaaaagaaaatggaCAAGATTATCTACATCCTTTTCTTCATCCTTTTAGTGATCTCCTTGATCAGCTCAATAGGGTTTGGTGTGAAGACAAGAAAAGATATGCCATCGGCATGGTACTTACGACCAGACGATGCAGAAGATATGTATAGCCCAAAAAAACCTGCAGCGGCTGGCGCTATCCATCTGGTCACTGCTCTCATCCTTTATGGATATCTAATACCCATCTCTCTTTATGTTTCAATTGAGGTTGTGAAGGTCTTGCAAGCAAAGTTCATTAACAATGACATACACATGTATGATGAAGAGCATGGAACTCCTGCTCAAGCCCGGACATCAAATTTGAATGAGGAGTTAGGCCAGGTAGACACGATCCTTTCTGACAAAACTGGCACTTTAACCTGCAACCAGATGGACTTTCTGAAGTGTTGCATTGCTGGCATTGCATACGGTGTCCGCTCTAGTGAAGTTGAACTTGCAGCAGCAAAACAGATGGCTACTGACCTTGATGATCAGGACGAGCATGACGAAGAACTTGCCAATGTTCCCAGGAATAAACATAGTCAACAAGTATCATGGGGGAATGAAGTAGGATCAGAAATTGAGCTGGAAACTGTTGTTACATCCAAGGATGGTAAGGATCCGAAACCTGCCATAAAAGGGTTTAGCTTTGTGGACAACCGCCTCATGGATGGAAATTGGTTGAGAGAGCCCACCTGTGATgtgattttattatttttgcGGATTTTAGCCGTTTGCCATACTGCAATTCCTGAGCTAAATGAAGAGACTGGCCAGTATACATATGAAGCAGAGTCACCCGACGAAGGAGCTTTTCTTGTTGCAGCACGTGAGTTAGGTTTTGAGTTCTGTAAAAGAAATCAGTCAAGTGTGTATGTCCGCGAAAAGTATCCTGATCCAGGACAACCAGTGGAAAG GGAGTATCAAGTCTTAAATCTATTGGAATTCACCAGCAAAAGGAAGCGTATGTCAGTAATTGTGCGTGACGAAGATGGGCAATTATTACTTTTCTGCAAAGGTGCTGACAG CATCATTTTCGATCGACTGTCAAAGAATGGAAGAATTTATGAGGAAGCTAGTACCAAGCATTTGAATGAATATGGAGAAGCTGGGTTGCGTACGTTGGCACTTGCTTATAAAAAGCTTGAGGAGTCCGAGTATTCTGCTTGGAACAACGAATTTCAGAAAGCAAAATCATCTATTGGGGCTGATAGGGAGGTGATGCTCGAGCGAGTAGcagagaagatggaaaaagacTTGATCATGGTTGGTGCTACAGCTGTGGAGGACAAATTGCAAAAAGGG GTGCCCCAATGCATAGACAATCTTGCACAAGCTGGTCTCAAGATCTGGGTGTTGACAGGGGATAAGATGGAAACTGCAATCAACATAGG ATTTGCATGTAGTTTGCTCCGACAGGGCATGAAGCAGATCTGTATATCAACAGCAAATTTAGACACATTGGGACAAGATGGAAGAGAG GCTGTGAAAGACAACATTTTGAATCAAATTACAAATGCCTCTCAAATGATCAAGTTGGAAACAGATCCACATGCAGCGTTTGCACTAATTATTGATGGAAAAACTTTAACCTATGCTTTGGACGCTGATATGAAGCATCTATTCTTGGAATTAGCTGTTGATTGTGCATCTGTCATATGCTGTCGTGTCTCCCCTAAGCAGAAGGCATTG GTAACGAGGTTAGTAAGACAAGGAACTGGGAAGACTACATTAGCAATTGGTGATGGTGCAAATGATGTTGGAATGATTCAAGAAGCTGATATTGGTGTTGGAATCAGTGGCGTCGAAGGTATGCAG GCTGTGATGGCTAGTGACTTCGCTATTGCCCAGTTTCGGTTTTTGGAGAGACTTTTGGTTGTCCATGGACATTGGTGCTATAAAAGGATTGCTCAGATG ATTTGCTATTTCTTCTACAAAAATATAGCATTTGGTCTGACCCTCTTCTACTTTGAGGCATTCACGGGATTTTCGGGGCAATCAATATATGCTGACTTGTACATGCTAACGTTCAATGTTATTCTTACCTCATTGCCTGTCATATCACTTGGAGTATTTGAACAAGATGTTTCTTCCGAGGTCTGCTTACAG TTCCCTGCATTATATCAGCAAGGAGCCCGAAATTTGTTCTTCGACTGGTACAGAATACTGGGGTGGATGGGCAATGGTGTATATTGCTCTCTCATTGTCTTCTTCCTCAACATTATCATATTCAAAGACCAGTCCTTCAGGTCTGATGGCCAGATTGCTGATATGGCTGCTATGGGTACAACTATGTTCAGTTGCATCATATGGGCCGTCAACTGCCAGATTGCTCTGGCAATGTGTCACTTTACATGGATTCAACACTGCTTTATTTGGGGCAGTATTGCAATGTGGTACCTATTTCTCTTAATTTACGGCATAGTGACACCAACGTGGTCTGGAAATGCCTACCAGATTCTAGTTGAAGTCCTCGGTCCTGCACCCATCTTTTGGTCAGCCACCCTATTAGTTACTCTTGCTTGTAATCTCCCTTACATTGTCCACATAGCCTTCCAAAGAAGTTTCAATCcaatggatcatcatatcatccAAGAAATCAAATACTACCGGAAAGATGTTCAGGATCAACGCATGTGGAAGAGGGAGGCATCTAAAGCAAGACAAGAAACCAAGATTGGGTTCTCAGCTCGGGTAGATGCAAAGATTAGACAATTGAGAGCAAGGCTGCACAAGAAGCAACCCCAGAGTAACGCTATGTCCCCTTTGTGA